The nucleotide window ACATCGGTAGTATTTTTTTTCATTATCTTTTTCCTTTCTTATTTATAAAAATTATAATTTATTTTTATAAAAAGTCAAGTTTAAATTATGAGTTTTTATAAAAAAAAATTATAACTATCTAAACAAAAATAAAAATAGATTAATATCTATTTTTATTAGTAAAGTTACAACATCATAACCCACGTTCTGTTTTTATTTCTTAAAATAAAATACTAGTTATTTATCTATCAATTATTAAATTGATCCCCTTGTTTTTTCTGCTTCAAAACAAGAAGTTCCCTTACCAAAATTTAGGTTTCTCGCTTGTGGGGTTTACCCGTTCCATTTTTTAAATTTCTTTAAAAACTCGTTTCTGTGGCACTTTTATAGAAAAAACTCCATATTATTTAATAATAACGTAGGATTTTTTTCAGCCGTCATAAGTAACCTTATGCCTAATTTTATGAATTAAATTAGCACAAACACTACAATCATCACAGATTGTGCGAGCGTGGAGTTTCCTCTATTAACAAGATGTTAATAGCAACTAGTTCTGTTATAACTCATATCTATTATACTATATCTTAGAGATTAATTAAATAAATCTAATCGTTATTTATTTTTCCTTCTAAGTTATGAATCCGTTTTATTAAATCCGCTTTTGAAAATCCTTCTTCTTCTAAACGAGCTTTTTGGGCTTTTGTTTCATCAAGTTGAGCTCTTAAAACATCATTTTTATCTTGCAAATCATTTAATTGTTGACGCAAATACTTAATTTCTTTATTAAAGTCATTCGTAATTCCTTCAAAAACGCGATAATCTGTCGCAACCATATCTAAGAATGTATCAACTTCATTTGGATCATAACCTTGATAATCAACTTGGAATTCCTTATTAATAATATCCGTTGCTCGTAATTTAATTGTTTTCATTTTTTACACCTCATTTACAAGGAACAAAGTTCCTTTTTTGATAATTAATTATTAAAGGAGGAAACAAAATGTATCTACCCAATAATCGTGGCATGTTTCTAGAATCTTTACTTAATTATACTATTCAAAAATATTTTGATAATAATACTAGTCTTTTTTTTAAACGGCCAGTAAATATTATTCCACTTGAAAAATACCAGCATTTAATCACAAAAAGTTATTTTAAAACAAAAACTGGATGTGATTATTATGGACTTTATCAAGGTCATTATATTGAATTTGAAGCAAAAGAAACCAATCAACAAAAATTTAATTTAAACAATATTAAGACACATCAATTACAACAATTAGCATTAGTTCATAATCATCATGGCATTAGTTTTATTATTATTTACTTTCATTCCTATGACCGTTATTTTATTTTATCATATCAAAAATTAACAGAATGAATAAAATTAATGCCAACAAAACAAATACCACTTTCATATTTTATTGAAAATGGCCATGAGCTTTTTTTAGTTTTTCCTAATTTCCTTGATTTTGAACCAATTCTTAATCAATTAATCAATTATATTTAGTTAATGATTTTGGTTTATTTTTAAGATAATTATCAATAAACTTCAGCAATTCTTTAAAAGTTAGTTTTGCATTTTGATGATTATTAATAATTAAGGTTAATTGAAAATCAGAAATTTTATTTTCTAAATAAGTATTTAAAGTTGCTTTTTCGTGTTCATTTAAAGGTTGATGTAAAATTTGATTCACTTGTTCAAATAAAATCTTTTTTTCAACATTTAATTCTAAGTTTTCAATTGCAATAATAATCTTATTAAAAATTGGTGATAAATCCATTTTTAAAACATCTTTTTTCATTTTAATATCAATAAAGCCAGCTTGCTTCAAATGATCTAACATCTTTTTTGCTTGGGCTTCACTAAAGTTAGAATGATTTGCAATTTCTAATGGCGTGATAAACCTTTTATCAGAAGAAGAACAGTTCATAATCAACATAATTAATACTAACTGTTCTTCTGACAAATTTATTAATTTATAATGACTTAACAAAAAACGCCACTTATTAATACTTCCTTTGTTAAATAAACTATTTAACATAACAATTAAATCTTTCGTAATTGTTAATTATTGTTTAAATCAGTTTTTAATTGTTTACCTGCTTTAAATTTAGCTGATTTAGAAGCTGGAATTTTAATTGTTTCTCCTGTTGACGGATTTCTTCCATCTCTTGCTGCTCTTTCGGTTACAGCAAATTTCCCAAATCCTGCAATTGAGACTTCTTTTCCAGCAACTAAAGCTTTTTTAATATGATCAAAAACAAAATTTGTAATTTCTTCTGCATGTGTTTTTGATAACACATCAGTAAATTTTTCGGCAATTTGCGCTGCTAGTTCTTTTTTTGACATAATTACACCTCTTCTAATAAACCTTGTATAAATTTAGGTTTATATTATCTTACCCAATTTTTATAAAAATGTATACCTTTTTAAACAAAAACATTACTTTCATAAAGTTTTCTGCTTTGATAAATCACTTTTAAAATAATCAATGCTACAATATTATAGTAGTAATGCAGGATATTAAATTACTACAAAAACTAAAAAACAAGGAGAAATAATTATCAATGATTTTAAAAATAAAATTAGCTTGAAAGCAAATTTATAAACTATTTTTTGCAATAGTTGTCCTTGTTATTTTAGGATGAGCATTTATTAATGGGATTTTAAATCAAAATGATATTATAAACCATTATAATGGCGATTACACCGTATACACATTAGATTTTTTTACAACTTTTACATGCTTATCAAATCTAGGAATCTTATTCTGATTCTTAATTAGTGGAATTCGCCATCATCAAGAAAATAAAAATAAAATTCAATCATACCCAGTTGCATTAGCAG belongs to Spiroplasma melliferum and includes:
- a CDS encoding DivIVA domain-containing protein; translation: MKTIKLRATDIINKEFQVDYQGYDPNEVDTFLDMVATDYRVFEGITNDFNKEIKYLRQQLNDLQDKNDVLRAQLDETKAQKARLEEEGFSKADLIKRIHNLEGKINND
- a CDS encoding Holliday junction-specific endonuclease; translation: MFLESLLNYTIQKYFDNNTSLFFKRPVNIIPLEKYQHLITKSYFKTKTGCDYYGLYQGHYIEFEAKETNQQKFNLNNIKTHQLQQLALVHNHHGISFIIIYFHSYDRYFILSYQKLTEWIKLMPTKQIPLSYFIENGHELFLVFPNFLDFEPILNQLINYI
- a CDS encoding putative dnad-like replication protein, whose product is MLNSLFNKGSINKWRFLLSHYKLINLSEEQLVLIMLIMNCSSSDKRFITPLEIANHSNFSEAQAKKMLDHLKQAGFIDIKMKKDVLKMDLSPIFNKIIIAIENLELNVEKKILFEQVNQILHQPLNEHEKATLNTYLENKISDFQLTLIINNHQNAKLTFKELLKFIDNYLKNKPKSLTKYNWLID
- a CDS encoding DNA-binding protein HU-beta; translated protein: MSKKELAAQIAEKFTDVLSKTHAEEITNFVFDHIKKALVAGKEVSIAGFGKFAVTERAARDGRNPSTGETIKIPASKSAKFKAGKQLKTDLNNN